A window of the Bacillus sp. A301a_S52 genome harbors these coding sequences:
- a CDS encoding CpsD/CapB family tyrosine-protein kinase, translating to MFSLKNKKHYSLFFNKTGSVLNEEFHRIKSNIEFASFKGNYNSIAITSPQEKEGKTTIISHLALTLAQEGKKVLLIDANFAKPEISKQFDVPLEIGLSNVLIGQKKLRDVINVTEYKGLDVLAAGPLSKQLVELVQSADMDRIFNEAKKKYDYILVDTQSVLISQVARVITNKCDATVLVTRKSKTDVSLINEAKKLLESYNVNLIGLIFNDKNYSLLNLFKSEKSYSLANLFRRS from the coding sequence TTGTTTAGTTTAAAGAATAAAAAGCATTACTCTTTATTTTTTAACAAAACAGGTTCTGTGTTAAATGAAGAATTTCACCGAATCAAATCTAATATTGAGTTTGCTTCGTTTAAAGGGAATTACAATTCTATTGCAATTACGTCACCTCAAGAAAAAGAGGGTAAAACAACGATTATCAGTCACTTAGCGTTAACGTTAGCTCAAGAGGGTAAAAAAGTGTTGTTAATAGATGCGAATTTTGCAAAACCTGAAATTAGTAAACAGTTTGATGTTCCTCTGGAAATAGGGCTGAGTAATGTTCTTATTGGACAAAAAAAGCTGAGAGATGTCATCAATGTTACCGAATACAAAGGGCTGGATGTGCTTGCAGCCGGCCCTTTGTCGAAGCAGTTAGTTGAATTGGTTCAATCAGCAGACATGGACCGTATATTTAATGAAGCTAAAAAGAAATATGACTACATTCTAGTAGACACTCAATCTGTTCTTATAAGTCAGGTAGCACGAGTTATCACTAATAAATGTGATGCCACGGTTCTTGTTACAAGGAAAAGTAAAACAGATGTCTCGCTTATTAATGAAGCTAAGAAGTTGTTAGAGAGTTATAATGTCAATCTTATTGGTCTTATATTTAATGATAAGAATTATTCATTATTAAATTTATTTAAGAGTGAAAAAAGCTATTCGTTGGCAAATTTATTTAGACGAAGCTAA